GAAGTTTCTCAACTTTTCTTTTTTAAAGCAAAGGGGCAGCAGGCAAAATTAAAGGCGGCCATCAAATTAAAGTTAACCATCATATCCGCTTTTTTCCTTGGCGGCATTTTGGCGGGACTATTGTATTCAGAATTCAAAATGAAGACCCTGCTCATCGGTTCGTTCACCTTGCTCGTCGGCTTAATTATCGACTACATTAACGTACAAATCAGGCTAAAAAAACTAAAACAGAAAAGCATGGATCATTCCAGAAACTTTAGCCAGATTGATTAAAACCGCATCGGCGGCCCGGCGCCAGGACGCGAAGGCGCAAGGGATATAATTCGTTGCGCCTTCGCGTCCTGGCGGTTCAATGACAGTCTACTTAATAAACAACCACTTATTATACAAAGCCTTTTGAGCGGGTGTCTGGTTGGATAGTGGCTCCAGACGGTAGCTAACCAGCGGATTTTGCGAGAGCGTAATAGGGATTTCACGCAGAAAGCCCGCCCGGTTTACGAGCACCTTGATCGTTTCGCCTACCCGACGGCCACTGATATGCCGCAGCAGGTCATCCCCAACTCGAACGCTATCAATCGAAATGACTTCATCGCCCACATTCAATCCACCTGTGTACGCAGCCGACCCACGACGAACACTCGTAATGGTCGATTTGCCATTGGCCGGGCTAACCCCAGCGCCCAGAAAACCGTCCTGGGTTTTCGAGGCTACATTCACCAATTGCATGCCAACAGGCTCAAAATAGGTGTTGTAGTTGATCGGATCAGCCGTATTGACAGCCGTCGTAAAGAAATCGTCGAGTTTACGACCCGCTATCTGTTCAGCCGCCTGCCGGAATTCAGCATCTGTAAAGCCGCGTTTCTGCTTTTTGTAGTACTCATTGTACAGGAACCGCATCAGATCGTCCATACTGCGTTCGCCGTTGCTACCAGCCAGGATCGCCAGATTCAGGAGTGTTCCCAACACGCTGCCTTTGCTGTAATACGAAATGGTCGTATTAGCGGAGTTTTCGTTGGGCCGATACCCTTTGATCCACGCATCCCAACTCGACTCGGCTACCGATTGCACTCGTACTCCGGGCTGATTTTCGATAACGGTAATATCGTTAGCCACAATGGCCATATAGGCTTCCGGCGTGTGAAAGCCTGCCCGACGCAGAATATTGTCTTCATAAAATGACGTACAACCTTCTGATAACCAGAGCATGTGGGTATAATTTTCATTCTCATAGTCGAACGGTCCCAGCGCAATTGGGCGAATGCGCTTTACATTCCAGAGATGAAAATATTCGTGTGCCACCAGCGTCATAAAGCCTTTGTAGTTCGACTCGGTCGCGTAGGCATTCCGGGTGGTTTCGAGCGTAGTCGAGTTAAGGTGTTCAAGTCCCCCCCCTCCCGGTGGAATATGATGCACAATAAAGGTGTAATGCGTACAGGGATGTTCACCCACCACCGTAGCAGCCGCTTCACACACCCGCTTGTAATCGGCAGCGAGTCGTTTTTCGTCATACTCAACTTCGCCAAACATCGCAACTGTATGCGGGATGCCTGAAGCCGTGAATGTGAAGGTTTTCTGGTTGCCAATTTCAATCGGCGAATCGACCAGCCGATCAAAGTCCGAGGCTTCAAACGTGAATTTTTCACCCGAAACAGGCTCTAGCCCTGTTGACACCATTGTCCAGGTTTTGTAGGGTTGAACAACCACCCGAAGCGGGATCGTTTTCAGCGCATCGTGGTACATGAAAATTCCTGCTGGGGTAACATACCCATGATCGGCATCGACAAAGTTGGTTCGCACGGTAAGCTCGTTGGCATATACCCGGTAGCGAATGGTCAGGTTGTCCTCGCCTGTGTATACCCGCCAGGCATTTTTACGGATTTTTTCACTTGGGACAGCCTTGCCACCCGCCGAAACGGTAAAGGCTTCCACATTTTTGGCATATTCCCGAATCAGATACGAACCCGGTGTCCAGACCGGCATTTTGATGTCG
This window of the Spirosoma aerolatum genome carries:
- a CDS encoding M61 family metallopeptidase, whose translation is MKKNARLLYLLTIWTFFTPRSSTATTLVSDENPPAVTPSVTYVLSMPEPQTHYFDVEMQLKNVSAATNAKKNGYLDIKMPVWTPGSYLIREYAKNVEAFTVSAGGKAVPSEKIRKNAWRVYTGEDNLTIRYRVYANELTVRTNFVDADHGYVTPAGIFMYHDALKTIPLRVVVQPYKTWTMVSTGLEPVSGEKFTFEASDFDRLVDSPIEIGNQKTFTFTASGIPHTVAMFGEVEYDEKRLAADYKRVCEAAATVVGEHPCTHYTFIVHHIPPGGGGLEHLNSTTLETTRNAYATESNYKGFMTLVAHEYFHLWNVKRIRPIALGPFDYENENYTHMLWLSEGCTSFYEDNILRRAGFHTPEAYMAIVANDITVIENQPGVRVQSVAESSWDAWIKGYRPNENSANTTISYYSKGSVLGTLLNLAILAGSNGERSMDDLMRFLYNEYYKKQKRGFTDAEFRQAAEQIAGRKLDDFFTTAVNTADPINYNTYFEPVGMQLVNVASKTQDGFLGAGVSPANGKSTITSVRRGSAAYTGGLNVGDEVISIDSVRVGDDLLRHISGRRVGETIKVLVNRAGFLREIPITLSQNPLVSYRLEPLSNQTPAQKALYNKWLFIK